In Rhodamnia argentea isolate NSW1041297 chromosome 1, ASM2092103v1, whole genome shotgun sequence, the genomic window CGCCTAGATTCGGACAAGGGCCGCACAACAGATTCAGGACGTTTTGGacggttttttttatttttctttccaatttcgACCGTATACTTTCGTGCATGACGTATCCATAGCTCCTCATGTTCAGGCCAGGTTGGATAATTACATACAAGATGGAAGAAGGATGCGCATGCTTTGGGCAAAAGCTCCACCGCACGCAACGCGTACGTGTggaatattattattattgcagAGCGCATTAAGACGACCCGACCGATGTCTTTTTGGTTCAGCCATCAGTCTCGGccatcgatcgagagagagagagagagattggattGGATATGTCGTTTTGTGGGGACACTTGGCTTTACACGTACTTCCATGTGATAAGCCCTCCTCCTAGCAACCCGTAATCATTGTCTATCAAACCTTTGATCTTTATAGTAAGGATGGACATAATATACCccaactttgattttttttattattccctaattttttatctcatttttttaaaattttatttttagtttttgggTTGTGCACACTACGATTATTGTATTAGAAAGCTTGATTGCCATcatcataattaattattatgatctctctctctctctctctctctctttgcccaACAATGTGTAGAATATCTGGTGAGCAAATCGATGGCGCCTACGATCTTAGAGCACTCGACAAGATCATTCTCGAGATGCTTAGTTTCGTCATACAAAAACATGCATGAGTTTGTTTATGAGTTTTGACATAATACTCCGGCATTTCTTTCGAGTCATCCTCTAGATTTTACCTTAGTGAGATGATAATTCcttgtatttttattatttcgaCATTTGTtcggagaaatttttttttttttcagtgagTTCCAGAGTTTAGTCAATTCGTACAATCAAGTATtttccgtaaaaaaaaaaatgtcatttgggCCAGGGTATGTTGGCAAAACCCTATAACCTAAGAAATCCTTTTCGCGAGTCGAAGACGCTCAATTGAACTCAAGTGATGGCTGATCAcccctacttgccgtgccggcATGGGTCACGAGAATGAAGGCTTTGATCCTAGCTTGCCCCAATTGAAGCGAGGGTGCCATCGCACGTGTGAGGGGCTAGAGTTACTATAACACCGAATTCGAAACTCTCTATGTATTAATTGATGGTACGCACGTAAATACTAATTGATAAATAGAATTGGCTTAAATGACATTTCATTCACATAATGTATACTCATTGATCTTAATTATCGTCACACTGGATATGATGTACACTAaccaaatgagcattgggggtGTTGCAAAACCTAAAATGTTCTTGAGTCGACCAAGACGACAAGCTTTTAAGCTTCCCTAGTGAGATCTTGCAATTTTATTTGCCTTTTGGTTTAATGTTTAGCAGAAGACTAATGAAGAAAATGAGCATAACATATTCCTCTACATCCAACCTCAAAGAAacacttgaatttttcatttgttgattTCTTGGTTCCCTGATACAACCCCAGAAGTAGGAGCATAAATGTGATTTGATACTCTGGAGCATGATAAGCATGCTCCAATCTTCTAATCGAATCCGCCACATTTTTGTGATTCATAGGCCATGGAAGtttctttgataatttcatATAAACAAATATTGAAATTAGAAGAGTAGGGGGGAGATTTAAGTACCATTCACACGAAGATcatacaaaagagaaaattattgcctttAGGCAATTAACCTTTGATGAGTATAGCAAACCTTTGGCGATAACTTTTAAATCCAATCTACTAAACGCAATCTTAATGTCGTGTGATGAGAAATTAGTCTTACGAAATGACCACATACCAAAAGTAGTTCTATTAGGGCGAACAggtgctaattattttttaatacaaGATTAACGTTGTATAGACATCatatcccaaaaaagaaaaaaaaaaaagaactcaccCAAGAACTTAATTTCTTATCTTGAGTTCACATCTCTGTAGCAGGAAATTCATACGGATCAGTGATTTTAGAATGGGCTCTattcaaatatttcaatttatagtGGAAGGAGCCACTAGTGTACTATATGTACATTCGAAGTTTGAACCATTCCCACCTCCCACGAAAGAATTCGTCGACAAAAAGCCATCCAACTCAGCTTCCTAGGGCAAGCGAATgtgtgcttctctctctctctctctctcttctctctctctctctctctcgatcatATCCATAGCGATATATActaggaaaaagaaaggcaaaaccCTACTTTGCTTTAGCTTTTGCACTACTCAAAAAGACTCGCTCatctttgcttttcttgtttttggatTGTTGTTAGATCCACCCAAAGAGAGGGGGAAAAGATGATTCAAGAGCTGTTGGGGAGTCCTGCACTTATAGGAGAGAGGAAAATCTCCATGAGCCATGGCGCGGTCATTTTAGAGGGCAtgccttctccttctccttgcTTCTCTCCGTCTCCCACGCCttcgccttcttcttcctcctcctccgccatcgCGAAGGCGGCGACGcaagcggcggcggcagcagcaaCCACCGCTAACGGGACTTCGACAGCGACAAACTCATCGAATCCCGAGAACCTGAGGTGCCCGCGCTGTGATTCTTCGAATACCAAGTTTTGCTACTACAACAACTACAACCTCACGCAGCCTCGCCACTTCTGTAAGACGTGCCGCCGCTATTGGACAAAAGGGGGAGCCCTAAGGAACGTTCCTATAGGAGGAGGATGCCGCAAGAATAAGAGCTCAGCTGTGTCGTCCTCTGTCTCCAAATCAAGCGCCTCCAAGTTCAAGAACCTGTCATCTGAGATTGGACGGTCGAGTTTCATCGGTGCTTTCGATCCCGAAATCCCGCCGAGCCCGGTCCTTTGGGCCTCCCCCCAGAATTCCCACATCCTGGCCCTCCTGAGAGCCAATcagaaccctaaccctaataGCCTTGGTCACCAAGCCTCTCCCTTCGTGACTCTGAAGGAAGAGACCAATCTGATGGGAACCCACATGATGCCTGAGCCAGGAATTGCAGACGGTGCAATGAATAATGCAAGAAACCTGGGCATGATTGACCCTCTCATTCACGTTTCTTCCTCTTGCACCACCTTCTTGAGAGGCAACCATCAACAAGTCCCACACCAACTCAACCTTCACCAACAAAATGGAATCATCCTCAGCGGTGAAGTTCAAAACTCCGGGATACAATCGCTATACCAAAGGCTCAGAGCTTCCACAGGTAACAATTATGGTTACAGTGAGCACTCGCCGGCAATTCTAAGCAACATGGCGAGTACCCCGCCATTGTCGTCTTCCCTGTCCTCATCCATTTTAGAGTCAGTCCCAGCCACGGCGACAAGCGAACTCGGGTACTGGAACCCGGCTTTCTATGTGTCGGATCTTCCCACCACGAATGGTTCATATCCTTAGAGACAAATCACACTCTTTCTAATTAATTTTATGCATGCCACTTCATCTTCTCCGTCTTCACAAAATTAGCTTAGCACAGGGTTGTGATAGTTTCTTCTCTGCTTTTCTTTGGTGGTTGTGTGGTTTAATGAGCTAGACTTCAGCGTCAGCTCTCTAAAGCTATATATGCAAATTTCATTAGTTCTGTCAACTTTTCTCTACTAGTGTGGTGTGTGCTTAGTGCTCTTTTGTCGTGTGTCCAACTTCTGGGGTTGTACCAAGGAACCAAGAAATctagaaatgaaaaattcaagtgtTTCTTTGAGGTTGGATGTAGAGGAATATATTTTGTGCTCATTTTCTTCATTAGTCTTTTGCTAAACATTAAACCAAAAGGCAAATAAAATTGCAAGATCTTACTTGGGAAGCTTAAAAGCTTGTCGTCTTGGTCGACTCAAGAACATTTTAGGGTTTGTAAATTTCGCAAAAACAGGATAGGAACGTAAGACATATGACGGTAGTTTCCAAGCTAGTGGGCGGCACATGGCATGAAGATTCTGGTTTTCCTCTCCTTCATGTTCTTTAACTTGGAATTGGTGAGGAGTACCATGTTTTATGAGGGTACTATGCTgagaaatttgattaatttctcaatcgaataaattttttttaaaaggtggATTCCTATTCGCAGCCTTTTCGTCAAAGACCCTGTAAAAAGTTTTTGTCTGCCACTTGCCTTCTCTTTTACTAGCTTCGTAGATTTGGCATGGAGAAATGATATAGAACACTGTGGGCTTGCTTTTCTATTTGCAAGTGCTTTTGGTTCTTGCTTTTTACTCActttttttcggaaaaaaatgTTATTGTGTCCACCTTCTATTTTGCAAGTTTAACttcaacttttttaatttgtccTTACTTCATGCTTGTTTTCGTGATTTCTCAAAGCTCAGTCCTTTTCCAATTTTCTGCTTTTATGGCACTGTaggttttcaaattttctagttTCGTCTCTTCATAGTTTGTTGTTCATATATTTCAGTCAATAATTGGTAAATcatgaggaaaattttcatggaattttACTTCTTGATCGACATTTAGTTGGAAAACACTTGAAACAATTTTTGGTGTCAGTTCCGAATTCTTTAGAAAACTGTTGTTATTGGCTTCACAAATAGTCAAATACGAAAAGCAGTGGTGCCATCAGAGATGATTCTTGATAAACAAGGTTTTAAACACTTGAAACATTAAAATGAAACGACCCAAAGATTAGTCACAACTAAGTGGTTATCTATACTATTCGGACATGACCTCTGGTACGAATTGGATGGTCCTACTATTATGTTTGTACGAATGAAAGGGGGGAAATTTACATTTGGGATAGTTTTAACCTCAAATTTTACGTTGGACTTAATTGCATCTTATTACTGTTCTTCTGGTCCTTTTCCATCCATCAAATATACGTAATAtatgatgaaaattttgaagctGCAATTATTCTATGCTTATCCACTCCATTCAAGTTTTGTTCTTTAGATTATGTGTTTTTCATAGATTGTACtattcttctccttcctttgaaaaggaaaagcttCATAGTATTTGGATACTCCATGGGCAAGGTCCATTCGTGCCAAGGTCCGAAGAAGAACTTTTTATTTGGTATTTCCCATTTGAGCATCGGCCGATTATCTCGCTAAGTTTAGTTCTCGTTTAAAATAAGTATTTTGTCGAAACGTTCGTAACTTGTTATTGCCCATTTTGAGAATTATCGTTTTGCCAACATCGGATGGCCTGTGATCTTTGTTTCCCTATGTTCACTTGACTGTGTTGGCTAGGCATACAACTTAATGAGGGCTTGATTAAAGCCAGAATAAGGTTAAGTTTTAGGGTGCTGATTATATGGTCGTGGGACGAGGAGGCAGACGGTATCCATGCATAAATGCACCCTTGTAATGTCTTTGGTAATATGACGCAAGAAAGAAGACATTTTAGTAGATAAAGAAAACgcgaaaaagaaattgaaaggcTTTGATGTTCTTGCATTAGTaacttgaaaaattttcttctGAGTATGTCCGATATGATATTTGGTCGGTTGACGCGATAAGGGTTCTTCCTACTAATAGATAAACATAGTTATATCTGATGACTAGGGTTAGGTGACCGTCATAACAAAAACTATTTAACACTCAACTACTAATCATTACAATCGGTGCCCCATGACCACCATGAAAAGCATGTGTTTTTCACTATAGGAATGGATGGAACGAATTTACATGGTTGGTCCAGATGTTACAGTTTGATAGAACTCAATGGTGACATCTCTTGCATTTAGCTTATCCAAGAGAAATAAGCAATTCTTATCTCTCTATCATAATGTAAGATTAAcgttacccaaaaaaataaaactaatgccGAGATGTTTACTTGATTTCAAAACCATATAAATCTGAAGTATTATTCGTCCTTCAATACATATATTGATTAGAAAGTTACACAAGTTGCACATGCTCTCTAGGCATTCAACTCTTAGTTTTTGTTATCGTCAGTAATTGGATGAGTGGAAGGTAGGTGATTGTGATCATAACAAAAGTTAATCTTAGGGAAAATGCTAAATTTCTTACTTTTGAAATCTCGAAAATGTACCGCgagtaaatttcaaattgaacgaaattatcatttttcttttcgaattgCCCTAACCACTTCTCTAAACCTTCACTTTGAGTTTCCTCTGTTGAAAAAGGGTAATTTGGTGCTTTAAGTAAGcttaatttgtgaaaaaaagaaaaaaaggttgaaGATGGGAAGTGATACAGCTCTacctaattaaatttaaatcGTAATTTCATGTTTTCCGAAGCATATAACTACCCTCTTTTGAGAGCAAGAACTGGGGGTTGTATTTACTTAATTACCAGATATTCCATCTATATGTCTggttatgaattttttaagctCGAACAAAGAGATTAGTCTTACATTTGCCACTTGGTATTCGAGTTGGCGTGTGTGGATCTAACACATTGCAATAGAGAACTAcgtttaaaattgattttcaaactAAACGATGGAGTGATTTTACAGAAACATACGATATCTTCGTTCAATATATATAACCAATGCAATATCTGTTAAAGCTAATATTATGACGTAGCTGGAGAATCTGCCATTTCGGCTACCACAATAGCGTATTCCTAGTTCCCCTTTCTTGGAGACAATTCACTACCTTACCCACTGAAGATGTTTTTTGACCAATAGCTACATAGGATCATATAACACATTGTCATTGTGGAGTAAGAATTGTATGCATGGCTATTGTTGTTTTCTCAATCTATTTATCCCAATAACTAATTCAAGCAGATCACGTTCTATAGGGATCATCGAATCAATTAGCAATAACTCCAATTTGAAGATATTCATATATGGGGAGTCAATTAGCATTAAGAACATTTCGTACAAGTAAAGTATTCACAGGTGATACTGCTAAACATGTACAAGCCCTCTctaatgaaaaaatcaaatccaatgaGGACTTGGTTTCTCCCACATGTGCGCGTCACGGGCATCCTACCTTTTTATCTTCGACTTACATGTAAGTATTAGGAGTGAAGATATTCTGCATAACATGACTATTCCACctgaaagttttctttttcttttgttcaaaaTAATTGATCTTTAGAGTTAGAACAAATGATTGCTGGAGTTCACTCGGAAACATAAATTTCTCATTTGAAAGTGACGATTTGATTCGAACAGAGAGAGGGGGTTGGGGGTGGTTTGAAAACATATTTGTTCTAAACCGGAGGTAGAAATGCACACCTTAATTGTTAGTTAACAAGTTATGTCTCGGTCTAAGTGGGAAtagcatttttcttcttcatgtCCATAGAGTCTTGTAAATTcaaaacttctcaaagataaTCAGAGAAGTAGGAATTTATCAAACAAACTACACTCCTTCATATATGCTAAGGGTCCAATGATGAGAAGGGGCTATGGAAAACTTGAACCCAATTCCTAGAGTGGCATGAATGTTAGCGGTTtaccctaggaactaatcaatgttgatactctaacattagttgtggattaggttgagttgaaaaacgacattcactatacttaggttgtcataatgtgttgctagagaccacTTATGACTTGTGAACCAAAAAGGGTTTTGAGCACACTactaatgtttagtgaacctacaaggtcgcacacaatagcgaattgagtttatattttctccgcgccttgatctacttaagaagtagatttgaatttattctcctattctaaatatctacgtaatcgtgcatgttatgagataacgattgaACGCATGATTGGAAATAAAGGATTTGACGGGCTCGAATCGCCCGACCCTACTTCTTTtgttacgcgtaaatattgaggctatatatataGACAAGGGAAAACCCTAGAGACGCCTATGAGAATAGAAGAGTCTTATtccgaaagaggagaaaaagaaaacacagaGAATTGTTCTCTGTTCTTaaatctttgagagagtctcaaaGATCAAAGGCAATCAAGGAAGAGGAGCTTCAAGATctgtaagctagcacttggatcgttggaaaCTTCGGTTCGTGTGTGTGGATATTGGTAAGGCGCAACAATTGAGGCGCTAATCCAAATACAACTGATTGTTAATTTATCTTCGATCCGTAAAATGTACGTTTTGAACacctattgatttcaatatacgcatagATTCtgtttagggttttggtttataaatatattccgCTGCGTTTACTAATTCCGAAACCCCTTCAATGAGGTTATAGCCTTAATAGTCTCCTCCTACTCTTGGGAGTTTATGGTTTCACAATCTTTCTTGGTGGAGGTTCTTTTCACTATTCTCTCATGATGCTACTTTGCTGTTGCTAGAGCAATTATAGCCTTGCAAGGTGATCCTTACTAATTCACATGGGATTTCACGTGCTCCATGCTACTCGGGTTAGAGGCTAAGCTAGCATGCTTTCAATTACTAGACTCCCACCATCTACGGTGCAACAATCCATTACTTTACCTAACAGTACACGCCTGCGTTGCTCTCCCACAACTCTGTTTTCACAGTTGAGGCTACTCCCATTTCACTCGCCACTACTAGGAGAGTCTATTTTGCGATATTTTCCTCTATCACTTAGCTTCTATTTGTCTCAACGTGATCCAAGCGTGTTCAACTACCCGAAGAGCATATTTACCTAAACAAATCAGATTACCTCGATAAGATATTCCCTTGATTCTCCCTCTACACTAATACAAAAGCTGGTTCTTTCTCAATTTCATCTCTATTATAGAATCGGACAGAGAGTTTCTTCTCATCTGGTTCCTTGCAAGTAAAACAATCCAAATTTTATGTTCTGGATTCTTTGAGACGATTCTTAATAAGAGATAATAACAATCAATAAATGGTGTATATGAATTTGCAAGTACTAGATAAATCTCGAGAAAAAGATACGCCGCCAACCAAGGTGTGTGATATTGGGAGTTCAAACCTATAAGATGCCTCAGTCATGTAACAAATTCAAATCGAGACGGGTATTGAAACAAACTCGAACTCGACTTGGTAAGATACTAGAATAACACGAGCTCGATTAACTTAATGTCACCGAGTCAAATTGCGAGGCCTACCTAATTGAGCATGAACATGAATGGCTCACGATTGGGTTCCCTCGTTCATACCCATACCAAAGAACCCTTGGTCATAGAATTAGGATCAAGCACAAAAATCAACTGAACCTAAGTCTCGTGTGAATTTGTAGCGCTATTGAGAGAGATGTCAAATTAAACCTACGTCCACGACAGGAGAGCATGAGCCCGAGTAAAATGTGTATGGTTTCGTGGACCCGAATCTTAAGATTGTGAGTTTTCACTTTCATACTCAAATAACAAAGCGGTAGAATGATTTGTAGTTGAGCCACCAAGCCTTGTTCTTACGATTCTCTACATTAACTACGACAAACAGAGAAGATGATTATACCTTTAATCACTTCAGTACCAGTAACGTAAGTCTTGGGCCATTATGTCTTGGGCAATTAATTACAGCCCTATTGGTTGTGAAATAACAAGAAGAGGACCTTGGGCCGAAGTTTtactttggaaaagaaaaacaatcaggCCCGAAGATTGGAATTAAAACTATCTGGTTTATTGAAATATCCCACGTTGCTTGATGACGACTCTTCTATATTCTTTATATACATGTGATCTCCATCTACTTAAAAGCTTTGGTGCAAACTCAGGTTccgcttatatcgcttgaaataattagttattgaaatatgttttcattgtcaaaaataatttgtctaaatttttttcatggatgataaaattatttttcgttataagcgatcatttttaggaaaatatttttcaagtaatatatttttcgcaaaataaatggagcctgaAAAGCTGCGTTTGGCCATACAGATTTGGATTGGATGGGATAAGATGGGATTACAAATCCTTCAAATATCATTCGGATTTCGGAAAATCCCATCACATGCTGGTTTGATACaacaatatttaaatattattagttGAGCTCCCTAACTAGCATCTCAAACGTTCTTTTCAACTCCCTCCGGTTCGTCTCCTTCACCGCCAGTTTTAGCTCGTCTCCTTCACCCCAGTTTCCAACCGCCATCTCCACCTCGAAACAGTAGTCCTTGCTCGGCTTCACTGTATCAGTGGCGTGCAAAGCGAGGGGCGGAGAGGAGATGGACGGAGATCCACCGGCGGACAGCACTGGGACAGTGAGTAATGAAGATGGACACACCTTTGTTGTGGATGACGACGCGAAGGACGTGATTCGATTTCTTCAATGGTGATGGCCTTGTGATGTGTAACTCCTCCTTCGCACCCTCAGACGTCGGACTACGATCTGCTGAACAGTGATGACGGTGCGTGGTGGCCAGCGAATCTAGATAGGTCACTCTATCGTTGGAAGAAAAGTGTTaccttatttaaaaataataaataaataaaaaagattatcCAATCTGGATTTATTCCACCCCTAGTCCGGATTTCTTATCCCACATCTTATCCAGGTATATCCGAGTTATCCAGTCCAAAAGACATCGCCAAACACCGGATATGATATTCTATTATCCTATTCAGACTCAAATTTAGACTGCCAAACGCAGGTATATAATCTAGTTCGACAGTTTGCCTCAATTTTCCGGGTCTTGACCCGTATATTTAGCCCTTTGGCACGTAGATATGAAACGGACCAAAGGCCAAGACAGCACTGAAATGAAAAAGATCAGCCCAGTCCGGTTATAAAAGAGATTGGCAACAGGTTATCTGAGAAGAAATATCACCCAAACCAAAAACAAGAGAACTGAactgaaccaaaccgaaccggttCAATTAACGGCATTTGAAGTTATCTATTAGATGTAA contains:
- the LOC115740183 gene encoding dof zinc finger protein DOF2.1-like, yielding MIQELLGSPALIGERKISMSHGAVILEGMPSPSPCFSPSPTPSPSSSSSSAIAKAATQAAAAAATTANGTSTATNSSNPENLRCPRCDSSNTKFCYYNNYNLTQPRHFCKTCRRYWTKGGALRNVPIGGGCRKNKSSAVSSSVSKSSASKFKNLSSEIGRSSFIGAFDPEIPPSPVLWASPQNSHILALLRANQNPNPNSLGHQASPFVTLKEETNLMGTHMMPEPGIADGAMNNARNLGMIDPLIHVSSSCTTFLRGNHQQVPHQLNLHQQNGIILSGEVQNSGIQSLYQRLRASTGNNYGYSEHSPAILSNMASTPPLSSSLSSSILESVPATATSELGYWNPAFYVSDLPTTNGSYP